In Temnothorax longispinosus isolate EJ_2023e chromosome 2, Tlon_JGU_v1, whole genome shotgun sequence, one DNA window encodes the following:
- the Osa gene encoding trithorax group protein osa isoform X1, translating into MAATQAESQQNDVKLNESVKCAQKRTQVGGNSASVSAKQQLDSEPDDKVSRGAAQLLKYVNRGGGDTTGYEMSQYREDIGGHTAAGEVNAPREPGQPGPQEPVPVGKQEAHDAPGHPGHPGHPFAPNVIRAYADEYSNNKSGEFAAATKSLADYPPGKQQLPEYVAKHADFPGKQQLDYHGKHLMHDTERTHRAEMEEHYSTSKIESRLYVGASSGNFSGQPRFLSGQGMSQTAGPTPTLNQLLQASTPVHRFHGTYPGMGPEYQQPWPMQRPPVVPPVYPQPSQRPPQTGSPRLHTGPGAQSSPTPMQYQQYTQRYSSPTRPHAPYSHHQLNSYTTQTSHPSSLYTEQRGWNQGGPPNPPPPPSNQVTPSGQSPQRALSQSPAPPPAASPQPQATSQSQAFHNLQQRATTPNTQGIDSGELSGQNSNDSSNGPACPGTPNSQGMRPTPSPTGSTGSRSMSPAVGRSFLRQQNVQMPPRPSSSQSDGSGPAPRMSHSPMTTQGAYQQPLGPSPHMHSYKMNSTGPGVVQPGPGSTALGGISPMGGGMGYAPGGTAAGQPGGYHAQSTYPPPRPHMQFPQGYPTPANSQPPPNNQYQPPNRPNNLVQYPPYTHKMGFNSVPPGMPPSPGPPQVYGAGGATAMVPPGAPGVPVIGNMGPPASSMGPPPPSPNHISNQPPPPTSSAVPHLHTPAATPPLNHEGSPMPPPSTTPNSHPASVPTPTSHNSADLTAETSNDSGITTTASGTSAINVISTSSGTVTSVITTGPDGTSLDEGSQQSTLSNASAASGEDPAFTPKVRKEMIGGYHSHPATPQSTVPSPGAASINSIHEEYNEMNSPGGWPRPPASPVFNSHVPQDPYRSKKTDSLAKLYEMDDSIERRTWLDKLVNFMEERRSPITSCPTISKNPLDLFRLYLYVKERGGFMEVCKVTKNKTWKDIAGLLGIGASSSAAYTLRKHYTKHLLAYECHFDRGGVDPQPIINQVEAGSKKKGSKGTASVPSPGSSNSQDSFPAPGSSNASMDGYGSYQGSYASGTPGGPSSEYTPPPPRPPSQSSAPSAHQGIQQGSYQNTGSYQNYPQEQYIRPQGNALSQQGEFSQPYSPRTHYPPYVPDVDRGYPGGNMPPNNATGQDMYRYTGGQQGPASYPTGTPPNARSNSYPSGPQAHPAAVQQQTATSQPSSPSQPPTVSSYSCPQDYYRQEQSGYGAPGGTQIYTGSGSANKNMPPPPPGPTQPRRHPDFAKDQQYPQYNQQRPAYPGWPNTTNQYNSNSGNNRVQYPSQPAPSPSQQPPQQQPQQGSQVVTAAPTPSAVGSIASSQQWASQQSNRTPSQPSLNAIPHPPPPWDHRYTNQPSPLYPTPGNHQTQLGVNPMISQQPTSKREMTFPPDSVEAITPLLYKRRKLTRADVAPVEAWRIMMALRSGLLAESCWALDVLNILLFDDSSVSYFGLTHLPGLLDVLLEHFSRSLSDMFESCVNDDDRYCQAADGPEVDLGAVTRPIDSEDRTKLLSTSNYTYLSRRGRPVKIVPRDDDLFVLDTRRPWDHQECESETEPWQVDTNATKYIVTCFQSEVGSVPFARLLRDEKPPLLQKEVDSTDLKEEAKADNVGGVHETLDFTHKSGELGDKQSSKDSGERKHQQQQLDKKKKTKTLSDVLSRIKKEPVEMNDLTRELFEKKNDGFKKDCDSEVTKANNNMGEHFGSDVSKNDEDSLPTQNGLNESTAATAAAPGNIDNTIDKTEIKTEATEEHDLETTRDDKEGPRLNIRDPAGTLKRRRISDYEDESYSRDEASLYLVTETQDSLARRCVCLSTILRNLTFIPGNEAEFAKNVTFLSLLGKLLLLHHEHPIRAQKTRNYDREEDADFADSCSSLQGEGEWWWDFLHHVRENVLVMAANISGHMDLSQHPEEISRPVLDGLLHWAVCPAAHGQDPFPTVGPNSSLSPQRLALEALCKLCVTECNVDLVVATPPYSRLQRLCSVLTRLLCRSEEQVLREFGVNLLHFLSAADSGVARTIALQTPCVALLVAFIEQAETSALGVANQHGLAALRDNPESMGTSLDMLRRAAGTLLNLARHPDNRTLLLQHESRLLALVMSQILDQQVAAIVARVLFQCSRGT; encoded by the exons ATGGCTGCGACGCAAGCCGAGAGCCAACAAAACGATGTGAAGCTGAACGAGTCCGTGAAATGCGCACAGAAGCGTACGCAAGTCGGTGGGAATAGTGCGAGTGTTAGTGCGAAGCAGCAGCTGGATTCCGAGCCGGACGATAAAGTGTCCCGGGGCGCGGCCCAGCTGCTTAAATATGTGAATCGCGGCGGCGGGGACACGACGGGCTACGAGATGAGTCAATACCGCGAGGACATTGGCGGACACACTGCCGCCGGTGAGGTAAACGCGCCGCGCGAGCCTGGCCAGCCCGGGCCCCAGGAGCCCGTCCCCGTCGGCAAGCAGGAGGCGCACGACGCGCCCGGCCATCCCGGCCACCCGGGCCATCCGTTCGCGCCAAACGTGATACGCGCCTACGCGGACGAGTACAGCAACAACAAGTCCGGCGAGTTCGCCGCCGCGACCAAGTCGCTCGCCGACTATCCGCCCGGCAAGCAGCAGCTCCCGGAATACGTCGCCAAGCACGCCGACTTTCCCGGCAAGCAGCAGCTCGACTACCATGGTAAACACTTGATGCACGACACCGAGCGGACCCACCGGGCCGAGATGGAGGAGCACTACTCCACATCCAAGATCGAGTCCCGGCTATACGTTGGCGCCAGCTCCGGCAACTTCTCCGGCCAGCCGAGGTTTCTCTCCGGCCAGGGTATGTCCCAGACCGCTGGTCCTACGCCTACCTTGAACCAGTTGCTGCAGGCGTCCACTCCGGTACATCGGTTTCACGGCACGTATCCCGGAATGGGACCCGAGTATCAACAGCCGTGGCCTATGCAAAGGCCACCGGTTGTGCCTCCCGTTTATCCGCAACCCAGCCAGCGTCCTCCGCAAACG GGTTCACCGAGATTACATACAGGGCCAGGAGCTCAGAGTTCTCCGACACCCATGCAATATCAACAATATACCCAACGATATTCCTCTCCTACGAGACCACACGCCCCATACAGTCATCATCAG CTAAACTCTTATACGACGCAAACCAGTCATCCCTCAAGCTTATATACGGAACAAAGGGGGTGGAATCAAGGCGGCCCACCAAATCCGCCTCCACCGCCGAGTAATCAGGTCACTCCATCGGGTCAGTCGCCACAGCGCGCTTTGTCTCAGTCTCCAGCTCCACCACCTGCTGCGTCACCGCAACCACAGGCTACCAGCCAGTCCCAG GCTTTCCACAATCTGCAACAGCGAGCTACAACACCAAATACTCAAGGAATTGACTCTGGG GAATTATCAGGACAGAATAGTAACGACAGTTCGAATGGACCAGCTTGCCCAGGGACACCGAATTCTCAGGGGATGAGACCTACCCCGTCACCTACAGGATCCACAGGTTCTCGCTCGATGTCCCCTGCTGTTGGTCGGTCTTTTTTac GCCAACAAAACGTTCAGATGCCTCCACGTCCGTCGAGTAGCCAGTCGGATGGTAGTGGACCAGCACCGCGCATGAGTCACTCTCCAATGACCACTCAAG GAGCATACCAACAGCCATTGGGTCCTTCACCACACATGCATAGCTACAAAATGAACAGCACTGGTCCTGGTGTAGTGCAACCGGGACCCGGCTCGACGGCTCTCGGTGGAATCAGCCCAATGGGTGGTGGGATGGGCTATGCACCTGGTGGAACAGCTGCGGGTCAGCCTGGAGGTTATCATGCACAATCTACGTATCCACCTCCGCGTCCTCACATGCAGTTTCCACAGGGATATCCAACGCCTGCAAACTCGCAACCACCACCCAACAATCAGTATCAGCCTCCCAACAGACCCAATAATTTAGTACAATATCCACCGTACACg CATAAAATGGGCTTTAACAGTGTACCACCGGGAATGCCACCGAGTCCGGGACCGCCGCAAGTTTATGGTGCTGGTGGTGCGACCGCAATGGTACCGCCAGGTGCTCCGGGAGTGCCCGTCATCGGTAACATGGGACCGCCTGCGAGCTCTATGGGTCCGCCACCGCCGTCTCCTAATCACATAAGTAACCAACCACCACCGCCTACCAGCTCGGCGGTACCACACTTACATACGCCGGCGGCCACGCCGCCTCTCAATCACGAGGGCAGCCCGATGCCACCGCCGAGTACAACACCGAATTCACACCCCGCGTCAGTACCAACTCCCACCAGCCACAATTCCGCAGATCTCACGGCTGAAACTTCCAATGACAGCGGTATAACCACGACCGCTTCAG GTACGTCAGctataaatgttatatctaCTTCGAGTGGTACTGTGACGTCTGTAATAACAACAGGTCCAGACGGTACGTCTCTTGATGAAGGTTCGCAGCAGTCGACGTTATCTAACGCATCAGCTG ccTCTGGTGAAGATCCAGCGTTTACACCAAAAGTGCGGAAGGAGATGATAGGAGGATACCACAGCCATCCTGCGACACCGCAAAGCACCGTTCCGTCTCCTGGCGCTGCTAGCATTAATTCGATTCACGAGGAATATAACGAAATGAACAGTCCTGGTGGTTGGCCGCGTCCTCCTGCTAGTCCT gtGTTTAACAGTCATGTGCCTCAAGACCCGTACAGATCTAAG AAGACAGATAGTCTGGCAAAGTTATACGAAATGGACGACTCGATAGAACGAAGAACTTGGCTGGACAAGCTGGTCAACTTCATGGAAGAGCGAAGATCACCGATCACCAGTTGTCCTACCATCTCCAAGAACCCCCTCGATCTATTTCGGCTTTACCTCTACGTGAAGGAGAGGGGGGGCTTCATGGAGGTATGCAAG GTGACGAAAAACAAGACGTGGAAGGATATAGCCGGCCTCTTGGGCATCGGTGCCAGCAGTAGCGCTGCTTACACATTGCGCAAACACTATACGAAGCATCTGCTGGCATATGAGTGCCACTTTGATCGCGGGGGTGTGGATCCGCAACCCATCATCAATCAGGTCGAGGCGGGCTCGAAGAAAAAGGGATCTAAGGGAACTGCTTCCGTACCATCGCCGG GTTCTTCCAATTCTCAAGACTCCTTTCCCGCTCCTGGATCGAGCAACGCTTCCATGGACGGTTATGGAAGCTATCAGGGTAGTTACGCGAGCGGCACACCCGGTGGCCCATCGTCGGAGTACACGCCGCCGCCACCTAGGCCACCCAGTCAAAGCAGCGCACCCTCCGCCCATCAAG GGATACAACAGGGTAGTTACCAGAACACGGGTTCCTATCAGAACTATCCGCAAGAGCAGTACATTCGGCCGCAGGGAAATGCGCTGTCTCAACAGGGAGAGTTTAGTCAACCGTACTCGCCTAGAACGCATTATCCTCCATACGTACCCGATGTCGACAG GGGATACCCAGGTGGTAATATGCCGCCGAACAACGCTACTGGACAGGACATGTACAGATACACCGGCGGTCAACAAGGTCCCGCTAGCTATCCCACAGGAACACCTCCTAACGCGCGGAGTAACAGCTATCCGTCGGGACCGCAGGCTCATCCGGCCGCTGTGCAACAGCAGACGGCGACCAGTCAGCCTTCCTCGCCCTCGCAACCGCCGACTGTGTCGTCATACTCGTGTCCGCAAGATTACTATCGACAGGAACAA AGTGGATACGGAGCGCCCGGTGGAACTCAAATATACACTGGAAGTGGCTCGGCTAACAAGAACATGCCACCGCCCCCTCCGGGACCCACTCAACCTAGACGCCACCCAGACTTTGCCAAAGACCAACAGTATCCCCAGTATAATCAACAACGACCGGCGTATCCAG GATGGCCAAATACAACTAATCAGTACAATAGTAATAGTGGAAACAATAGGGTTCAGTACCCAAGCCAACCGGCGCCGTCGCCATCGCAACAACCGCCACAGCAACAACCGCAACAAGGATCCCAAGTCGTCACCGCTGCCCCAACCCCTTCAGCGGTTGGCAGTATTGCTAGTAGTCAACAATGGGCCAGCCAGCAATCGAACAGGACCCCATCTCAGCCGTCGTTGAACGCTATACCGCACCCACCTCCACCGTGGGATCATCGCTACACGAATCAACCGTCCCCTTTGTATCCAACACCCGGGAATCATCAG ACTCAACTCGGAGTGAATCCCATGATCAGCCAGCAACCGACGTCAAAGAGAGAAATGACATTCCCTCCTGACAGCGTAGAAGCGATTACACCTCTTTTGTACAAGCGACGAAAATTGACGCGCGCTGACGTGGCACCAGTAGAAGCTTGGCGCATCATGATGGCTTTGAGATCTGGTCTACTCGCCGAGAGCTGCTGGGCCCTCGAcgtattaaacattttgttattcgATGATTCTTCT GTCAGTTATTTCGGATTGACACACTTACCTGGACTACTGGACGTTCTGCTGGAGCACttctcgcgttctctctcCGACATGTTCGAATCATGTGTAAACGACGACGATCGCTATTGCCAGGCCGCAGACGGTCCGGAGGTAGATCTCGGCGCGGTGACGCGCCCGATCGATTCGGAGGATCGGACGAAATTGCTGTCGACATCGAATTATACGTATCTCTCGAGGAGAGGTCGCCCCGTCAAGATCGTCCCTCGGGATGACGATCTCTTCGTTTTGGACACGCGGAGGCCTTGGGATCATCAGGAGTGCGAGTCGGAAACCGAGCCATGGCAAGTCGACACAAATGCGACCAAATATATCGTCACGTGTTTTCAATCTGAAGTGGGCTCGGTGCCTTTCGCCCGTTTGCTGAGGGACGAGAAACCGCCGCTGTTGCAGAAAGAAGTCGACAGCACGGATCTGAAGGAGGAAGCCAAAGCAGACAACGTCGGTGGTGTCCACGAGACGCTGGACTTTACCCACAAGTCCGGCGAACTCGGCGACAAGCAATCTAGCAAGGATAGTGGCGAGCGCAAGCATCAGCAGCAACAACTGgacaagaagaagaaaacgaaGACTCTGAGCGACGTGCTGTCGAGGATCAAGAAGGAACCCGTAGAGATGAACGATCTCACGAGGGAGCTGTTCGAGAAGAAGAACGACGGCTTCAAGAAGGATTGCGACAGCGAAGTGACGAAAGCGAACAACAATATGGGCGAGCACTTTGGCAGTGATGTGTCGAAGAACGACGAGGACTCGTTGCCGACGCAGAATGGATTGAACGAATCGACGGCTGCGACGGCGGCGGCACCAGGCAACATCGACAACACCATAGACAAAACAGAGATCAAGACGGAAGCGACGGAAGAACACGACCTGGAAACGACCAGAGACGACAAGGAGGGACCAAGATTAAACATAAGAGATCCGGCAGGAACGCTAAAGCGACGGAGGATAAGCGACTACGAGGACGAGAGCTACTCCAGGGACGAGGCGAGTCTCTACCTGGTGACGGAGACGCAGGACAGCCTGGCCCGTCGTTGCGTGTGCCTGTCGACGATCCTGAGGAATCTCACCTTCATCCCCGGCAACGAGGCGGAATTCGCGAAGAACGTTACGTTCCTCAGTCTACTCGGCAAGCTGTTGCTGCTCCACCACGAGCACCCGATACGGGCGCAAAAGACGCGCAATTACGATCGCGAGGAGGACGCGGACTTTGCGGACTCGTGTAGCAGTCTACAGGGCGAGGGCGAATGGTGGTGGGACTTCCTCCATCACGTGAGGGAGAACGTTCTCGTGATGGCCGCCAACATATCCGGCCACATGGACCTGAGTCAGCATCCGGAGGAGATCTCGCGGCCGGTGCTCGACGGCCTCCTGCACTGGGCCGTGTGCCCGGCCGCGCACGGTCAGGATCCCTTCCCGACGGTCGGCCCGAACTCCTCCCTGTCCCCGCAGAGACTCGCGCTCGAGGCGCTGTGCAAGTTATGCGTGACCGAGTGCAACGTTGACCTGGTGGTGGCGACGCCGCCGTACTCACGATTACAGAGATTATGCTCGGTGCTGACCAGGCTCCTCTGTCGCAGCGAGGAACAGGTGCTGCGCGAGTTCGGCGTGAATCTGCTGCACTTCCTGTCGGCCGCGGACAGCGGGGTCGCGCGCACCATCGCCCTGCAGACGCCCTGCGTCGCGCTGCTCGTCGCGTTCATCGAGCAGGCCGAGACGAGCGCTCTCGGGGTCGCCAATCAGCACGGTCTCGCCGCGCTGCGCGACAATCCCGAGTCGATGGGCACCAGCCTCGACATGCTGCGGCGCGCGGCCGGCACGCTACTCAACCTCGCCAGGCATCCGGACAACCGAACTCTCCTTCTGCAGCACGAGTCCCGCCTGCTCGCCTTGGTGATGAGCCAGATCCTGGATCAGCAGGTCGCCGCGATAGTCGCGCGTGTGTTGTTCCAGTGTTCGAGGGGCACGTAA